A single Patescibacteria group bacterium DNA region contains:
- a CDS encoding ParB/RepB/Spo0J family partition protein, producing MSNLHSNSIFWIEVDKINPNPYQPRREFDEEKLGDLAESIRQYGILQPLVVTRKEFETDTGIRVEYELLAGERRLRASKKAGLFQVPVIIRNDESSKVKLEIAIIENLQREDLNPIEKARAFKRLVDEFKLKHHEVAAKVSKSREFVSNSIRILALPEIILMGLSEGKINEGHTRPLLMLTDRPDDQMTLFEEIIVRKMTVREAESIARGIARERVRKQDIPIDPETQNIENKLSDELGTRVQLERIGEKGKIVINFFSMEEFEALLLKLGNKEPSNTNTDNYGALYSESNNRDNNPSGNLNNIEDFPTALSQSVDTDNDSALDNFTI from the coding sequence ATGTCTAACCTACACAGCAATTCAATATTTTGGATAGAGGTTGATAAGATCAACCCCAACCCGTATCAACCAAGAAGGGAGTTTGATGAAGAGAAGCTTGGCGATCTTGCCGAGTCTATTCGTCAGTATGGCATCCTACAGCCGTTAGTCGTCACCAGAAAGGAGTTTGAGACGGATACGGGCATTCGAGTAGAATATGAACTTTTAGCCGGTGAAAGAAGGCTAAGGGCGTCTAAAAAGGCAGGTCTTTTCCAAGTGCCTGTTATTATAAGAAACGATGAAAGCTCAAAGGTTAAATTAGAGATTGCCATAATAGAGAATCTCCAAAGAGAGGATTTGAATCCTATTGAAAAGGCGAGAGCTTTTAAAAGACTTGTAGATGAGTTTAAGTTAAAGCACCATGAGGTGGCCGCTAAAGTCAGCAAGAGCAGGGAATTCGTATCAAATAGTATCAGGATATTAGCCTTGCCGGAGATCATATTGATGGGGTTAAGCGAGGGTAAAATAAATGAAGGTCATACGCGCCCGCTTCTTATGCTTACCGACAGGCCTGACGATCAGATGACTCTGTTTGAAGAGATAATAGTGAGGAAGATGACTGTCAGAGAAGCGGAAAGTATTGCCAGAGGGATAGCAAGAGAGCGTGTTAGGAAGCAAGATATCCCGATTGATCCTGAGACTCAGAATATTGAAAACAAGCTCTCTGACGAGCTCGGGACAAGAGTTCAGCTTGAGAGGATAGGCGAAAAGGGCAAGATAGTTATAAATTTTTTTTCAATGGAAGAGTTTGAAGCGCTACTCCTAAAGCTCGGGAATAAAGAGCCATCTAATACTAATACAGATAACTATGGCGCGTTATATTCTGAGTCTAATAATAGAGATAATAATCCTTCCGGCAACTTAAATAATATTGAAGATTTTCCAACTGCTCTTTCTCAGTCTGTGGATACTGACAATGATAGCGCTTTAGATAACTTTACAATCTAA
- the miaA gene encoding tRNA (adenosine(37)-N6)-dimethylallyltransferase MiaA: METKRRNKIIVILGPTAVGKSDFAVKIAGKINGEIISADSRQIYTSLNIGTGKIKSKEMKGIPHHLMSIISPRKAFSVVQYKKLADEVMQNILDKDKIPIIVGGTGLYIQSIVDNISIPEVPPNKTLRKKLETKTNEELFRILKKMDSRRAEAIDKNNPRRLIRAIEIAKMLGNVPEFKSSPDTNYQFLQIGLNLDNEKLKQRIEKRVKKMLKAGLLKEIKNVRQKGLSWKKLYEMGFEYKYPALFIRGKISKDEMLQKMLTANYKYAKRQMTWFKRDKRIKWLTAEEGRLRKSEKLINDFLL; this comes from the coding sequence ATGGAAACTAAAAGGAGAAATAAAATAATAGTCATACTTGGTCCGACTGCCGTAGGTAAAAGCGATTTTGCCGTAAAAATTGCCGGAAAGATAAATGGCGAGATAATATCTGCAGACTCTCGCCAAATCTACACATCGCTTAATATTGGAACAGGTAAAATTAAGAGTAAAGAAATGAAAGGAATTCCACATCACCTTATGAGTATAATAAGTCCGAGAAAAGCTTTTTCCGTAGTTCAATATAAAAAGCTCGCTGATGAAGTAATGCAAAATATATTAGATAAAGATAAAATTCCTATAATTGTCGGCGGAACAGGATTATATATACAATCTATAGTTGATAATATCTCCATTCCAGAAGTGCCGCCAAATAAAACACTGCGTAAAAAACTTGAAACAAAAACAAACGAAGAACTTTTTAGGATATTAAAAAAAATGGATTCGCGCCGAGCCGAAGCGATTGATAAAAATAATCCTAGACGGCTTATCAGGGCTATTGAAATAGCAAAAATGCTCGGCAATGTCCCTGAATTTAAATCGTCACCAGATACTAATTATCAATTTTTGCAAATAGGACTAAATTTAGACAACGAAAAATTAAAACAAAGAATCGAAAAAAGGGTCAAGAAAATGCTGAAAGCAGGATTGCTAAAAGAGATAAAAAATGTACGACAAAAAGGCCTAAGCTGGAAAAAACTTTATGAAATGGGCTTTGAATACAAGTATCCGGCCCTCTTTATAAGAGGAAAAATCAGCAAAGACGAGATGCTCCAAAAAATGCTGACAGCAAACTATAAATATGCCAAACGACAAATGACATGGTTTAAAAGAGACAAGCGAATTAAATGGCTTACTGCCGAAGAAGGCAGGTTAAGAAAATCTGAAAAATTGATTAACGATTTTCTTCTTTGA
- a CDS encoding RelA/SpoT family protein gives MECDLQEILSLLKEPKEADVKIIEKAYTFAKNVHNGQERFSGEPYFSHPFETAKILASLHLDTATIAAGLLHDIIEDTAVTEKDIRKEFGEEILNLIKGATKLGKLKYHGVERHVENLRKLFLAMARDIRVILIKLADRLHNMRTLQYVREEKRKRIALDTFEIYVPLANRLGMGYFKGELEDLVFPYLHPEQYKIVKKISREKIKESEKHLLKVKHTIETELAKDSVKPLSINKRVKRLWSLYKKLKDNEMQIERVYDLAAMRIIVENVEDCYRVLGIIHKIWKPLPGRIKDYIALPKLNGYQSLHTTVFTDKGKIVEIQIRTAKMHKEAEYGIAAHWAYKENVAKKSWVSNPKLAWVNQLLDWQKDVSNPEDFLENLRIDFFEDRVFTFTPKGDVIDLPKGSTVIDFAYAIHSAIGNKASGAKINEKFSSLDTILNNGDIVEVQTIKDKKPNIVWLKNAKTTLAKKQIKLSLKKYGYIPSDTPEKNIKNIEKIEIIIKAENRVGLLKDVASVFSEFRANIENTNSRQEGEFKIINLLFTPKNHIQFDKIKSKLENIKKVREVTSRIRL, from the coding sequence ATGGAATGCGACTTACAAGAAATATTAAGCTTGCTTAAAGAACCTAAAGAGGCGGATGTTAAGATTATAGAGAAGGCTTACACCTTTGCCAAAAACGTTCATAATGGACAAGAAAGATTCTCCGGGGAACCTTACTTTTCTCATCCTTTTGAAACAGCAAAGATTTTAGCTTCTCTGCATCTAGATACTGCCACTATTGCCGCAGGGCTTCTCCACGATATAATAGAGGATACCGCTGTAACAGAAAAAGATATTAGAAAAGAATTTGGTGAAGAAATATTAAACCTCATAAAAGGAGCGACAAAACTTGGTAAATTAAAATACCATGGAGTGGAACGGCATGTAGAAAACTTGAGAAAACTCTTTCTTGCCATGGCAAGAGATATTCGCGTAATACTTATAAAACTCGCTGACAGACTTCATAATATGCGGACATTGCAATATGTCAGGGAAGAAAAAAGAAAAAGAATAGCGCTGGACACATTTGAAATATATGTTCCTCTCGCCAACAGGCTCGGTATGGGCTACTTCAAAGGAGAACTTGAAGATCTTGTCTTCCCTTATCTTCACCCTGAACAATACAAAATAGTAAAAAAAATCTCCCGGGAAAAAATTAAAGAAAGTGAAAAACATTTATTAAAAGTTAAGCACACAATAGAGACAGAACTTGCAAAAGATAGTGTCAAACCCTTAAGTATTAACAAACGAGTAAAACGCCTCTGGAGCCTGTATAAGAAACTCAAAGATAACGAGATGCAGATAGAGCGTGTTTACGACCTGGCAGCGATGAGAATTATCGTTGAAAATGTTGAAGATTGTTATAGGGTTCTCGGTATTATACATAAAATATGGAAACCTCTTCCAGGCAGGATAAAAGACTACATCGCTCTTCCTAAATTAAATGGCTACCAGAGCCTGCATACTACCGTTTTTACCGATAAGGGAAAAATCGTGGAAATACAGATAAGAACAGCAAAAATGCATAAAGAAGCTGAATATGGTATTGCCGCTCATTGGGCATATAAAGAAAATGTGGCTAAGAAGAGCTGGGTCTCAAATCCTAAGCTCGCTTGGGTAAATCAGCTTCTTGATTGGCAAAAAGACGTATCAAATCCTGAAGACTTTTTAGAAAACTTGAGGATAGATTTCTTTGAAGATCGTGTTTTCACTTTTACACCGAAAGGTGATGTGATAGACCTACCAAAAGGATCCACTGTAATAGATTTTGCTTACGCTATACACTCTGCAATAGGAAATAAAGCAAGCGGCGCCAAAATAAATGAAAAATTTTCATCACTTGATACTATTTTAAACAACGGTGATATTGTAGAAGTACAAACTATAAAAGACAAGAAACCGAATATAGTATGGCTGAAAAATGCAAAAACAACCCTTGCTAAAAAACAGATAAAATTATCACTTAAAAAATATGGCTATATACCTTCCGATACTCCGGAGAAAAATATTAAAAATATTGAAAAAATAGAAATAATAATAAAAGCTGAGAATCGAGTAGGCCTTCTAAAAGATGTCGCTTCTGTCTTCTCGGAATTTAGAGCCAATATAGAAAACACAAACTCAAGACAAGAAGGTGAATTTAAAATAATAAATCTCCTATTCACACCGAAGAATCATATTCAATTTGATAAGATAAAATCAAAACTTGAAAATATAAAGAAAGTGAGAGAAGTTACTTCCAGAATTAGATTGTAA
- the miaB gene encoding tRNA (N6-isopentenyl adenosine(37)-C2)-methylthiotransferase MiaB, whose product MLKTYHITTFGCQSNLADSERIASVLENTGLIKTENKQKTDILVFNTCSVRQKAEDRIFGYKKEVEKLRNINRKLKIVLTGCMMHYSDKDLKRRLPFVDIFIDIKNISTLPKLLNIKNVRRRTSDIKNDYLNLEPKYTSKFSANIPISYGCNNFCTYCIVPYSRDREYSRPANDIINEVKKLIGKEYKELWLLGQNVNSYNDKGLKFPDLLRMINNIPGDFWIRFTSPHPKDFSIDTIKAMKESEKFAHYINLPAQSGDNKILKKMNRPYTANHYKKLVKKIRKAIPDIAISTDIIVGFPGETKDQFKNTKNLFKSIGFDMAFLSEYSPRPGTAAAMIMKDDVPHKEKEDRKNKLNNILAKTALKNNKKLKGKTVRVLIDRKDKGSFRGRTEGNKLVEIKPSAKIKVGEFRDVIITDIGPWKLKGEIK is encoded by the coding sequence ATGCTTAAGACTTATCACATCACAACTTTCGGATGTCAATCAAATCTTGCTGATTCTGAACGAATAGCCAGCGTTCTTGAAAATACCGGTCTTATAAAAACGGAAAACAAACAGAAAACCGATATTCTAGTCTTTAATACTTGCTCCGTCCGTCAAAAAGCCGAGGACAGGATATTCGGCTACAAAAAAGAGGTAGAAAAATTAAGAAATATAAATCGTAAATTGAAAATTGTCTTAACCGGCTGTATGATGCACTACAGCGACAAAGACCTCAAAAGACGCCTCCCTTTTGTAGACATCTTCATAGATATTAAGAATATCTCCACCCTCCCCAAACTCCTAAACATAAAGAATGTCAGACGTCGGACGTCTGACATTAAGAATGATTATCTGAATCTGGAGCCGAAATATACTTCTAAATTCTCCGCTAATATCCCAATCTCATACGGTTGCAATAATTTTTGCACATACTGCATAGTTCCCTATTCCAGAGACCGAGAATATTCAAGACCGGCTAATGACATCATAAACGAGGTAAAAAAATTAATTGGAAAAGAATACAAAGAGCTCTGGCTTCTGGGGCAAAATGTGAATTCTTATAACGATAAGGGTCTAAAGTTTCCCGATCTATTGCGAATGATAAATAATATTCCGGGCGACTTCTGGATACGATTTACTTCCCCTCACCCTAAAGACTTTTCAATCGATACGATAAAAGCAATGAAAGAATCCGAAAAATTCGCTCATTATATAAACCTGCCGGCGCAATCGGGAGACAATAAAATATTAAAAAAAATGAATAGGCCATATACTGCCAATCACTACAAAAAACTGGTTAAAAAAATAAGAAAAGCTATCCCTGATATTGCAATATCAACCGATATTATCGTCGGATTCCCCGGGGAAACAAAAGATCAATTCAAGAACACAAAAAACCTCTTCAAGAGTATCGGCTTTGACATGGCTTTTCTTTCTGAGTATTCGCCACGACCTGGCACTGCTGCGGCAATGATAATGAAAGACGATGTCCCTCATAAAGAAAAAGAGGATAGGAAAAATAAACTTAACAATATTCTTGCAAAAACCGCTCTTAAAAACAATAAAAAACTGAAAGGAAAGACAGTTCGTGTCCTTATAGACAGAAAAGATAAAGGCAGTTTTCGGGGAAGAACTGAAGGAAACAAACTTGTTGAAATAAAGCCGTCAGCAAAAATAAAAGTGGGAGAATTTAGGGATGTAATAATCACAGATATAGGACCATGGAAACTAAAAGGAGAAATAAAATAA
- the lysS gene encoding lysine--tRNA ligase produces MSSFEEIRNERINKLNILKDAGVNPYPIEANKDYSTSEAINDFSKLSKRKKSFFMAGRIMTIRGHGGSTFFDFLDDGVKMQAYLKKDEIGDDSYGLFIDAVDIGDFVELKGTLFKTKKNEKTLKVSEWKMLSKSVRPLPDKWHGLSDVEERFRKRYLDLLMSLDVRNRFIVRFKIISEIRNLLNKEGYLEVETPILQPLAGGATAEPFITHHNALDIDLYLRIAPELYLKKLLVGGFSKVYEIGRNFRNEGISPTHNPEFTMLEFYEAYSNAEAQRAFIEKMFRALVKNIFKKSSIGYGGSTIDFSKKFSVISYFDLLKKYTLIVNPSSLSLADVALKAKQFGITVENHEAKEKIIDNIYKKICRPKLIQPTFIIDYPAEFSPFAKRKDNDASFIDRFQLVVGGIEIVNAFSELNDPFDQKERFLEQDRKRKEGEAEVSPSDEGYLEAMEYGMPPSGGVGVGIDRLVMLFSDVQNIKEVILFPTMKPKTSEVGKIKEENR; encoded by the coding sequence ATGAGTTCATTTGAAGAGATAAGAAACGAAAGAATTAATAAATTAAATATATTGAAAGATGCCGGTGTAAATCCTTATCCGATAGAAGCAAATAAGGATTATTCAACATCGGAAGCTATTAATGATTTTTCCAAGCTGTCCAAAAGGAAAAAATCGTTTTTTATGGCAGGCAGAATTATGACTATCAGGGGCCACGGCGGGTCAACTTTTTTTGATTTTTTGGACGATGGAGTAAAAATGCAGGCTTATTTGAAAAAAGATGAAATTGGCGATGATTCCTATGGATTATTTATTGACGCGGTTGATATCGGCGATTTTGTAGAGTTGAAAGGGACTCTTTTTAAAACAAAGAAAAATGAAAAGACGCTTAAGGTTTCCGAGTGGAAAATGCTTTCTAAGTCAGTGAGGCCTCTTCCTGACAAATGGCATGGTTTATCAGACGTAGAGGAGCGGTTTAGAAAAAGATACCTTGATTTACTGATGTCTCTTGATGTTAGAAATCGTTTTATTGTTCGTTTTAAAATTATTTCAGAAATTAGAAATTTGTTAAACAAAGAAGGCTATTTAGAGGTGGAAACGCCGATACTTCAACCTTTGGCCGGAGGAGCCACTGCAGAACCTTTTATAACCCATCATAATGCGCTTGATATTGATCTATACTTAAGAATAGCTCCTGAACTTTATCTTAAGAAATTATTGGTCGGCGGATTCTCAAAAGTTTATGAGATAGGAAGAAATTTTAGAAATGAAGGCATATCTCCTACTCATAATCCGGAGTTTACAATGCTTGAATTTTATGAGGCGTATTCCAATGCCGAAGCCCAACGCGCTTTTATTGAAAAAATGTTTAGGGCTTTGGTGAAAAATATATTTAAAAAATCTTCTATTGGATACGGCGGTAGTACTATAGATTTTTCAAAAAAATTCTCAGTAATATCTTATTTTGATTTATTGAAAAAATATACATTAATTGTAAACCCATCTTCTTTAAGCCTGGCCGATGTAGCTCTTAAGGCAAAACAATTCGGCATAACGGTAGAAAATCACGAAGCAAAGGAGAAAATTATAGATAATATTTATAAGAAAATATGCCGTCCGAAACTTATCCAGCCTACATTCATAATTGATTATCCGGCTGAGTTTTCACCTTTCGCTAAGAGGAAAGATAATGACGCTTCTTTTATAGACAGGTTCCAACTTGTTGTTGGCGGGATTGAGATAGTAAATGCCTTTTCGGAGCTTAATGACCCGTTTGATCAAAAAGAAAGATTTTTAGAGCAAGATAGAAAAAGAAAAGAAGGAGAGGCGGAAGTTTCTCCGAGCGATGAAGGTTATCTTGAGGCGATGGAATATGGCATGCCTCCGTCGGGAGGCGTTGGTGTCGGCATAGATAGGCTGGTGATGCTCTTTTCTGATGTTCAAAATATAAAAGAAGTTATTTTGTTTCCAACGATGAAGCCAAAAACATCCGAAGTTGGCAAAATCAAAGAAGAAAATCGTTAA
- the topA gene encoding type I DNA topoisomerase: MTKLIIVESPTKTKTISKYLKGDYIVRASVGHIRDLPKSNKKAIDIPAGFVPHYEISRGKEKVVAEIKELAKKADEVILATDPDREGEAISWHIKEACGLKKPKRIVFHEITENAVNEAMKHPRDIDANLVKAQEARRVLDRLVGYDLSGLIWKKVRYGLSAGRVQSPALRIIMEREREIRAFVPENYWVITGEFETEGKDKLTLTCDEEPKDGKETNRILNIARSNPWKVIEIKQSEAKRSPRAPFTTSTLQQSASSRLGFSPSRTMGIAQKLYEHGLITYMRTDSVNISKDALPQIYKEIEKQYGKEYLSPRVYKSKSKNAQEAHEAIRPTNFSQKIAGATDEQKKLYKLIWDRTVSSQMADARMMKTKVSANVASGDTIPNFSANGSVTIFSGWLSADTMAQGEETQIPKISKNENLKLINMESQAKQTEPPGRYTEAGLVKELEKREIGRPSTYASIIKTINDRGYVTKEGKTLHPTDTGDVVSTFLENNFSEYISDSFTAEMENKLDEIADGKRQYEKMLKDFYEPFSKEVKTKGKSAEKITNLGEADKNVKCPVCKGPMVIKLAKTGKFLSCAKFPNCLGARKMDGSEMEGPKETGELCPDCSGKLIEREGRFGKFISCANYPKCKFIKKSPEEEAKAKTGVKCPACRQAGLNEKDAGEIVERRGRFGPFFSCSNYPKCKFAMKSRPTGNICKLCGSLMMEGTKTIPDRCSDKNCPNHRPDKLKK; encoded by the coding sequence ATGACAAAATTAATTATCGTCGAGTCGCCAACAAAAACAAAAACAATATCTAAATATTTAAAAGGCGATTATATCGTTCGCGCGAGCGTGGGGCATATTCGCGACTTGCCTAAGAGCAACAAAAAAGCAATTGATATCCCAGCCGGATTTGTGCCTCACTATGAGATATCAAGAGGAAAAGAAAAAGTGGTGGCAGAAATAAAAGAGTTGGCAAAAAAAGCCGATGAAGTGATACTTGCCACCGACCCCGACCGCGAAGGCGAGGCTATATCTTGGCACATCAAAGAAGCTTGCGGACTTAAAAAACCGAAGCGTATAGTATTCCATGAAATAACCGAAAATGCTGTTAATGAAGCGATGAAACATCCCCGCGATATTGACGCTAATTTGGTAAAAGCGCAAGAAGCGCGCCGCGTTTTAGACAGGCTCGTCGGTTATGACCTTTCCGGCCTCATTTGGAAAAAGGTTCGCTATGGGCTATCGGCCGGACGTGTACAATCACCGGCACTTAGGATAATCATGGAGCGCGAGCGCGAGATTCGCGCCTTTGTGCCGGAAAATTATTGGGTGATTACCGGCGAATTTGAAACAGAAGGAAAAGACAAACTCACTTTAACTTGCGACGAAGAACCAAAAGATGGAAAAGAAACGAACCGCATACTGAATATAGCGCGCAGTAATCCTTGGAAAGTTATAGAAATAAAACAAAGCGAAGCTAAAAGGTCTCCGCGCGCACCGTTTACCACTTCCACTCTGCAACAATCAGCCAGTTCTCGTTTGGGATTTTCTCCCTCGCGCACTATGGGTATCGCGCAGAAACTCTACGAACATGGTCTTATCACATACATGAGGACGGATAGCGTGAATATCAGTAAAGACGCTCTTCCTCAAATCTATAAAGAGATAGAAAAACAATACGGAAAAGAATACCTTTCTCCCCGGGTATATAAATCTAAGAGTAAGAATGCCCAAGAAGCGCACGAAGCGATTCGTCCGACAAATTTCAGCCAAAAAATTGCCGGCGCAACAGACGAACAGAAAAAATTATATAAATTGATATGGGATAGAACTGTGTCTTCACAGATGGCTGACGCCAGAATGATGAAGACAAAAGTATCGGCTAATGTCGCAAGTGGTGACACTATCCCAAACTTCTCTGCAAACGGAAGCGTGACTATTTTCTCGGGGTGGCTTTCAGCAGACACAATGGCGCAAGGCGAAGAAACTCAAATACCGAAAATATCCAAAAATGAAAACTTGAAGTTAATTAATATGGAGAGCCAAGCAAAGCAAACCGAACCACCAGGAAGATACACAGAGGCTGGCTTAGTAAAAGAGCTGGAAAAACGCGAAATTGGCAGGCCATCAACTTACGCCTCAATCATTAAAACTATCAATGACCGCGGATATGTGACAAAAGAAGGCAAAACTTTGCATCCGACTGACACTGGCGATGTGGTCAGCACATTTCTTGAAAATAATTTCAGTGAGTACATCAGTGACTCTTTCACCGCAGAAATGGAAAATAAGTTGGACGAAATAGCTGACGGAAAAAGACAGTATGAAAAAATGCTCAAAGACTTCTATGAACCTTTTTCTAAAGAAGTAAAAACAAAAGGAAAATCTGCGGAGAAAATTACAAATCTTGGCGAAGCTGATAAAAATGTGAAATGCCCTGTCTGCAAGGGGCCAATGGTTATCAAGCTTGCAAAAACAGGAAAATTCCTAAGTTGCGCTAAGTTCCCGAACTGCCTAGGGGCCAGAAAAATGGACGGTTCGGAAATGGAAGGCCCTAAAGAGACAGGTGAACTGTGCCCGGACTGTAGCGGCAAACTAATAGAGAGAGAAGGAAGATTTGGTAAATTCATCTCCTGCGCTAATTATCCTAAATGCAAATTTATAAAGAAAAGCCCCGAAGAAGAAGCCAAGGCTAAAACAGGAGTTAAATGCCCTGCCTGCCGGCAGGCAGGCCTGAATGAGAAAGACGCAGGCGAAATTGTTGAAAGACGCGGCAGATTTGGCCCGTTCTTCTCCTGCTCTAACTACCCTAAATGCAAATTCGCTATGAAATCCCGACCGACGGGAAATATCTGTAAACTCTGCGGATCACTAATGATGGAAGGGACCAAGACCATCCCCGACCGATGCTCTGATAAAAACTGCCCGAATCACAGACCGGATAAATTGAAGAAGTAA
- a CDS encoding GIY-YIG nuclease family protein, producing MYYTYAIKSEVRNYIYVGLTNNLDRRIKQHNDKKERTTRAYAPFRILFIEKFTTRTDARQKEKYLKSGAGKEYLKTLIY from the coding sequence ATGTATTATACATATGCAATAAAAAGTGAGGTTAGAAACTATATTTATGTGGGGTTAACAAATAACCTTGATAGAAGAATCAAGCAGCATAACGATAAAAAAGAGAGGACTACGCGTGCTTATGCACCATTCAGAATTTTATTTATAGAAAAATTCACAACCAGAACAGATGCTAGGCAAAAAGAAAAATATCTAAAATCAGGCGCTGGTAAGGAATACTTAAAAACATTAATATATTAA
- the dprA gene encoding DNA-processing protein DprA: MSDEKLKSRRKMSFSEFPSLLKEIPDPPKQLYIEGEFPSEDSIFLGVVGTRKFSAYGKQACEKIIEGLKGCNIVIVSGLAIGIDAIAHRSALGQGLKTIAIPGSGIDRSVLHPRSNHRLADEIIKKGGALLSEFEPEMPAGIHTFPIRNRIIAGLSHAILVIEAPERSGTSITARLALEYNRDVYAVPGSIFSINSAGSNKLIRQGAIPITSSAELIEGLGLNPQTSKQEEINFNDSEKQILDMLSEPIERDELLRNTKLTLKEFNPLLMTMEIKGLIKETGGKIFRNI, translated from the coding sequence ATGTCAGACGAAAAACTAAAATCTCGCCGAAAGATGAGCTTCAGTGAATTTCCTTCCCTTTTGAAAGAAATTCCCGACCCTCCCAAACAATTATATATAGAAGGAGAGTTTCCAAGCGAGGATTCTATCTTCTTAGGCGTAGTCGGCACAAGAAAATTCTCCGCTTACGGTAAACAAGCCTGCGAAAAAATCATAGAAGGACTCAAGGGCTGTAATATAGTCATAGTAAGCGGACTTGCCATTGGTATAGACGCTATTGCGCACAGGTCTGCGCTGGGTCAAGGACTAAAAACAATTGCTATACCAGGCTCAGGCATAGATAGGAGTGTCCTTCACCCGAGAAGCAATCATCGGTTAGCCGATGAAATTATAAAAAAAGGAGGAGCGCTCCTCTCAGAATTTGAACCTGAAATGCCGGCTGGCATACATACATTTCCGATAAGAAACAGAATTATCGCCGGACTCTCACATGCAATACTCGTAATAGAAGCGCCTGAACGCTCAGGAACATCTATCACAGCCCGCCTCGCCCTTGAATACAACAGAGATGTTTATGCAGTACCAGGGTCAATCTTCTCTATAAATTCTGCCGGATCAAACAAACTCATAAGACAAGGCGCAATACCAATAACATCAAGCGCTGAATTGATTGAAGGATTAGGCTTAAATCCGCAAACATCAAAACAAGAAGAAATAAATTTCAACGATAGCGAAAAACAGATACTTGATATGCTGAGCGAGCCGATAGAACGCGATGAGTTGCTAAGAAATACAAAATTAACATTGAAAGAATTCAATCCTCTTCTTATGACAATGGAAATAAAAGGACTTATAAAAGAGACGGGTGGAAAAATTTTTAGAAACATATAA
- a CDS encoding nucleotidyltransferase family protein, which produces MTITNIKKQIVPILKRQGVTKAALFGSAARGEMKKRSDIDILIKYKDRSRKSLLDLVSLQFELEKKLNKKVDLLTYKSINPLLKDIILKDEKIIYEKRP; this is translated from the coding sequence ATGACCATCACAAACATCAAGAAGCAAATAGTGCCTATTTTAAAACGCCAAGGAGTCACCAAGGCGGCGCTTTTCGGCTCTGCCGCGCGAGGGGAAATGAAAAAAAGGAGTGATATTGATATTTTAATAAAATATAAAGATAGAAGCAGAAAAAGTCTTTTAGATTTGGTTAGTCTACAATTTGAGTTAGAAAAAAAGCTTAATAAAAAAGTTGATCTTTTAACATATAAATCTATTAATCCTCTTCTCAAAGATATTATATTAAAAGACGAAAAAATAATTTATGAGAAAAGACCCTAA